The Granulicella sibirica genome has a segment encoding these proteins:
- a CDS encoding YciI family protein: MTEMPTKNPKILYAMLRHTKDGGKLHEHLSEHLEWMHGNEKDGRVFMSGPTDGSELNGLTIIEAASREVADELAQQDPLIRSGAVTYSLHTWNVNEGRIALTLYLSNQSALLG; the protein is encoded by the coding sequence ATGACCGAAATGCCCACAAAAAACCCAAAGATCTTGTACGCCATGCTGCGGCACACGAAGGACGGCGGTAAGCTGCACGAACACCTGTCAGAGCACTTGGAATGGATGCACGGCAACGAGAAGGACGGTCGCGTGTTCATGTCGGGGCCGACCGATGGGAGCGAACTAAACGGTCTGACGATCATCGAGGCCGCCTCACGCGAGGTCGCCGATGAGCTCGCCCAGCAGGATCCATTGATCCGGTCCGGCGCAGTGACGTACTCGCTGCATACCTGGAACGTCAACGAGGGGCGGATCGCGCTCACCCTTTACCTCTCCAATCAGTCAGCCTTGCTCGGTTGA